From a single Pseudoalteromonas nigrifaciens genomic region:
- a CDS encoding RluA family pseudouridine synthase codes for MPNIATCFTPFSAPVNHMALPDKFTFPFYYEPKAIAVAATEQLQQQLETQLEYLANPANNEESGKMFGVLVVQNNQQQLGYLAAYSGQLEGVSSKINFVPAVADMQLHDAEYLAQSSIINNINAQIEQLENSEQFSTLNNAFNQANATYQQQLEAQQALMQVSRRMRKQQRTDASTQLSPTDFEQLKIQLAGQSIVEKKQLQALKQQWQSKLDTLQQALNNITDEIAHLKKRRKTLSKSLQKKLFAQYQFLNANKETKDLNAIFAPLPEHTPPAGAGDCAAPKLLQYAYQHNLKPLALAEFWWGAAPKSAIRHHKHYYPSCYSKCQPILGHMLKGLHVEENPLLINPAIGKDLTIIYQDQDILVINKPAEFLSVPGVNIEDSVYLRIKTQFPHATGPLIVHRLDMSTSGLLIIALNKRAHKALQKQFIERTIEKRYVALVAGNVVENSGTIDLPLRLDFDDKPRQLVCYQHGKASLTTWQVLERKENITRLHLYPKTGRTHQLRVHCAHKLGLNMPIVGDDHYGEKANRLHLHAEYLSFCHPINHQQLEFEVAPDF; via the coding sequence ATGCCAAATATTGCTACTTGCTTTACGCCATTTTCAGCGCCTGTAAATCACATGGCGCTACCAGATAAATTTACTTTTCCTTTTTACTATGAGCCTAAAGCAATTGCTGTAGCAGCAACCGAGCAGTTGCAACAACAGCTCGAAACACAGTTAGAGTACTTGGCAAACCCAGCTAATAATGAAGAGTCGGGTAAAATGTTTGGCGTACTCGTGGTGCAAAATAATCAGCAACAGCTTGGTTATTTAGCCGCTTACTCGGGGCAACTTGAGGGCGTAAGCAGTAAAATTAACTTTGTACCTGCCGTGGCCGATATGCAGCTACACGATGCTGAGTATTTAGCACAAAGCAGCATTATTAATAATATTAACGCCCAAATTGAGCAGCTAGAAAATAGTGAGCAATTTAGCACTCTTAATAACGCATTTAACCAAGCCAATGCCACTTATCAGCAGCAGTTAGAAGCGCAGCAAGCGTTAATGCAAGTTAGCCGCCGAATGCGTAAACAACAACGCACTGATGCAAGCACTCAGTTATCCCCAACTGACTTTGAGCAGCTAAAAATTCAGTTAGCTGGGCAAAGTATTGTCGAAAAAAAGCAACTGCAAGCACTAAAGCAGCAATGGCAAAGTAAACTCGACACCCTGCAGCAAGCTCTAAATAATATTACTGATGAAATTGCACACTTAAAAAAACGTCGTAAAACACTTTCTAAAAGCTTACAAAAAAAGCTGTTTGCGCAATACCAATTTTTAAATGCTAATAAAGAAACTAAAGATCTAAACGCTATTTTTGCACCCTTGCCTGAGCATACGCCACCAGCAGGTGCAGGAGATTGCGCCGCGCCTAAGTTATTGCAATATGCGTATCAACATAATTTAAAACCTTTAGCTTTGGCAGAATTTTGGTGGGGCGCTGCGCCTAAATCAGCTATTAGGCATCATAAACATTACTACCCGTCTTGTTATAGTAAATGCCAACCCATTTTAGGGCATATGCTCAAAGGCTTACATGTAGAAGAAAATCCATTATTGATCAACCCTGCTATTGGTAAAGATTTAACTATTATTTACCAAGATCAGGACATATTAGTGATCAATAAACCAGCTGAATTTTTGTCCGTTCCTGGGGTTAATATTGAAGACTCGGTTTATTTGCGCATTAAAACACAATTTCCACATGCTACCGGCCCGCTCATTGTGCATCGCTTAGATATGTCAACATCAGGGTTATTAATTATTGCACTCAATAAAAGAGCGCATAAAGCCCTGCAAAAACAGTTTATAGAGCGTACCATAGAAAAACGTTACGTTGCTTTAGTTGCCGGAAATGTAGTTGAAAATAGTGGCACAATTGATTTACCTCTGCGCTTAGATTTTGATGACAAACCGCGCCAATTAGTGTGTTATCAACACGGTAAAGCATCCCTTACTACTTGGCAGGTGTTAGAGCGAAAAGAGAATATTACCCGCTTGCACCTTTACCCTAAAACGGGGCGTACGCACCAGCTAAGAGTACATTGCGCGCATAAGTTAGGCTTAAATATGCCCATAGTTGGTGATGATCACTACGGTGAAAAAGCCAATAGATTACATTTACATGCCGAGTACTTATCGTTTTGCCACCCGATTAATCATCAGCAGTTAGAGTTTGAAGTAGCGCCCGACTTTTAA
- a CDS encoding YkgJ family cysteine cluster protein — protein MKTQPMACRLGCGACCIAPSISSPIPGMPNGKKAGERCIQLDERNLCKLFGDASRPKVCSDFSATLDVCGTTNAQALALITELEELT, from the coding sequence ATGAAAACACAGCCTATGGCGTGTCGGTTAGGCTGTGGGGCATGTTGTATTGCGCCAAGTATTAGCTCGCCCATTCCAGGAATGCCAAACGGTAAAAAGGCCGGAGAGCGTTGTATTCAGCTAGATGAGCGTAATTTATGTAAGTTATTTGGCGACGCCAGTCGGCCAAAAGTATGCAGCGATTTTAGCGCCACATTAGATGTATGCGGTACAACTAATGCGCAGGCTTTAGCGCTTATTACTGAGCTTGAGGAGTTGACCTGA
- a CDS encoding TonB-dependent receptor plug domain-containing protein, giving the protein MNRAPRLILPVLLPTLLCSVTSFAYAEVETKNATAIEQITVEASPTANKEPVGTFDSPVSNLEYDPRVDVQSRNMAEAQADVTIRGGIFENTGFRVGSATLFDPQSGHYFAEIPIAPQMLRGPAIFTAADNALYGVNSSVGTVSFAWKPISTGGSVSLGVGSNDFNLQSLHAGVNIPLDGITDWQLGVEGEFSHSQSDGSIDYGDHDFTRASSRVQLVGPDSQTDLFFGSQEKFFGWPNLYTPFGVNETEDLKTQLFMLNHKQNYSAESSFEVSTYYRKHEDHYVYSRENPMSFEAFHQTDVKSLALSGRHAYSTSFALNYSAQFINDSIESTTLENNFTSRNYYKVSVLPEYQMALESDQHLTIRLGAAFDDTNRDDSEISLIGDITLNTQNSDGTERTVYLSYAQASQVAGYTAIGGSDTGGLFRSNYNLERESTKNLELGLLLERQSWRFNSAVFYRQDDNLTDWTYSFDATSARFANPVDINTSGVEFLATKHFDNAEIIASYSFLKKSENYGAADIDASFYALNYPDHRLTLAAIWNPTDILEFRIDNEWRKQHENTLRSGDDDALFTHLTLKIMPPQIKNLFITLAADNLWNESFQEIPGTPGRGEQYTLSATYSW; this is encoded by the coding sequence ATGAATCGTGCCCCGCGCCTTATATTACCCGTATTATTACCTACATTGCTATGCAGTGTTACTAGCTTTGCCTACGCTGAAGTGGAAACTAAAAATGCCACTGCAATAGAGCAAATAACGGTTGAAGCCTCCCCTACGGCAAATAAAGAACCCGTGGGCACTTTCGACTCACCGGTTTCTAATTTAGAGTATGATCCGCGTGTTGATGTGCAATCGCGTAATATGGCCGAAGCACAAGCAGATGTAACCATTCGTGGTGGTATTTTCGAAAATACTGGTTTTAGGGTTGGCAGCGCCACTTTGTTCGATCCGCAGTCGGGACATTACTTTGCCGAAATTCCTATAGCGCCGCAAATGCTACGCGGCCCAGCTATATTCACCGCAGCAGATAATGCACTTTATGGCGTTAACAGTTCAGTTGGTACAGTATCGTTTGCTTGGAAGCCAATTAGTACAGGTGGTAGCGTATCACTTGGGGTTGGTAGCAATGATTTTAATTTACAAAGCCTGCATGCGGGCGTGAATATACCATTAGATGGTATTACCGATTGGCAGCTGGGTGTGGAAGGCGAGTTTTCTCACTCACAAAGTGATGGCTCTATTGATTATGGCGATCATGACTTTACCCGCGCCTCAAGCCGTGTTCAATTAGTGGGGCCAGACTCACAAACCGATCTGTTTTTTGGCTCTCAAGAAAAGTTTTTTGGTTGGCCAAATTTGTATACTCCTTTTGGGGTTAACGAAACTGAAGATCTTAAAACTCAGCTATTTATGCTCAACCATAAGCAAAACTATAGCGCCGAGAGCTCGTTTGAAGTATCTACATATTATCGTAAACACGAGGATCACTATGTGTATTCTCGTGAAAACCCAATGTCGTTCGAAGCGTTTCATCAAACCGACGTTAAATCACTAGCACTTTCAGGGCGCCATGCGTACAGCACGTCTTTTGCTCTCAATTATTCTGCGCAATTTATTAACGATTCGATTGAATCGACCACGCTTGAAAATAATTTTACCTCACGTAATTATTATAAAGTAAGTGTGCTGCCAGAGTACCAAATGGCACTTGAGAGCGATCAACACCTTACTATTCGCCTTGGTGCGGCTTTTGACGATACCAATCGTGACGATTCTGAAATTTCACTTATTGGTGATATAACTTTAAATACACAAAATAGCGACGGCACTGAGCGCACTGTTTATTTATCGTATGCACAGGCAAGCCAAGTAGCAGGCTATACCGCAATTGGCGGCAGTGACACTGGCGGTTTGTTTAGAAGTAACTATAACCTTGAGCGCGAAAGTACTAAAAACCTCGAGCTGGGCTTATTATTAGAACGACAAAGTTGGCGCTTTAACTCTGCTGTTTTTTATCGCCAAGATGATAACTTAACCGATTGGACTTATAGTTTTGATGCCACTTCTGCCCGCTTTGCCAATCCGGTAGATATTAATACCTCGGGGGTTGAGTTTCTTGCAACTAAGCATTTTGATAACGCAGAAATTATTGCCAGTTATAGCTTTTTAAAAAAATCAGAGAATTATGGCGCAGCCGATATAGATGCCAGCTTTTACGCATTAAACTACCCAGACCATAGGCTAACCCTTGCGGCTATTTGGAACCCAACAGATATTTTAGAGTTTCGTATAGATAACGAGTGGCGCAAACAACATGAAAATACGCTGCGCAGTGGCGATGATGATGCGTTATTTACTCATTTAACCTTAAAAATAATGCCGCCGCAGATTAAAAACTTATTTATTACATTGGCCGCAGATAACCTGTGGAATGAATCGTTTCAAGAGATCCCGGGCACTCCTGGACGTGGCGAGCAATATACGCTAAGCGCAACGTATAGCTGGTAG
- a CDS encoding peptide-methionine (S)-S-oxide reductase: MSTVQTNENSHLESIYFAGGCLWGVQEFIKYLPGVVTTEAGRANGTNNNTQGEYDGYAECVKVTFDITAVTLYKLIEYFFEIIDPYSVNKQGNDVGLKYRSAIYSKQQCHLTIANDYINQRADADKIVVQVQLLTNYVPSDAEHQDRLTNFPDDYCHIPPELLHKYKSK, encoded by the coding sequence ATGAGCACAGTACAAACAAACGAAAATTCGCATCTAGAAAGTATTTACTTTGCCGGAGGCTGCCTTTGGGGGGTACAAGAGTTTATTAAGTACTTACCCGGCGTTGTTACCACTGAGGCTGGGCGAGCTAATGGCACAAATAATAATACACAAGGTGAATACGACGGTTATGCCGAGTGCGTGAAAGTAACCTTTGATATAACAGCCGTGACACTCTATAAACTGATTGAATACTTTTTTGAGATTATTGACCCTTACAGCGTTAATAAGCAGGGTAACGATGTTGGTTTAAAATACCGTAGTGCTATTTATAGTAAACAGCAATGTCACTTAACAATTGCAAACGACTATATAAATCAACGCGCTGATGCAGATAAAATAGTGGTACAAGTTCAGTTGCTAACCAATTATGTTCCCAGCGATGCAGAGCACCAAGACCGGTTAACTAATTTTCCCGATGACTATTGTCATATCCCACCTGAGTTATTACATAAATATAAATCGAAATAA
- a CDS encoding DUF4136 domain-containing protein: MKNIFIVAALAFLTACTQTADWDYDKSANFANYKTFAWVENADLTKDTNNYQINALMEKRVRSAISSELNQKMGMSLADPAQADVLVNYHASVDKELDVSSFNIGYGARWSSWGLGYQNDISAREYEVGTLVIDIIDRESNQLVWRGAEDGRLKKNQSPEQRELSVRKTVAKILNNFPPQK; encoded by the coding sequence ATGAAAAATATTTTTATTGTAGCCGCACTTGCGTTTTTAACTGCTTGTACGCAAACCGCAGATTGGGATTACGACAAGTCAGCAAACTTTGCTAACTATAAAACGTTTGCGTGGGTAGAAAATGCAGATTTAACAAAAGACACCAATAATTATCAAATTAATGCGTTAATGGAAAAACGTGTACGCAGCGCAATAAGCAGTGAGCTTAATCAAAAAATGGGCATGAGCTTAGCCGATCCTGCTCAAGCAGACGTGCTGGTAAACTACCATGCATCGGTAGATAAAGAGCTAGACGTAAGTTCTTTTAATATTGGCTACGGCGCTCGTTGGAGCTCGTGGGGTTTAGGGTATCAAAACGATATATCTGCTCGTGAATACGAAGTAGGTACTTTAGTTATTGATATTATTGACCGTGAATCAAACCAGTTAGTATGGCGCGGCGCTGAAGATGGTCGATTAAAGAAAAACCAATCTCCTGAGCAACGTGAACTGTCGGTTAGAAAAACAGTCGCTAAAATTTTAAATAACTTCCCGCCACAAAAGTAG
- a CDS encoding ATPase, protein MKNLYGLSKLALLNTAGYAKCVIPLDKSSSICAPNNTGKSSVINALQFPLINDLRLTEWDGHDLDETRKFYFSSDQSYILLEANLPHGSVVIGVAGLGKIAGYAHQYFCYQGKLDLEQYTQGKTIIKYTKLFSHLKQLGYNPIELKAQELNALLTGGATPFDDEINLKMIPLNNVQDSTIYKEIFRRILNLHKLGAADVKRFMLRVFERHMSNSKVDFYEVWRRSFDKVNRSKRELHALESMQEPIAALESMLENQTVLKGKLAAYAPKIDQALIDFDNYQESQLEELAIALENIEHEKHEFEQKQSLYVQQSRDIERRQTQIEQWFLDFNALKNEFELVNKATLKTSLTQLKQDYESLSHSITSAQGQSLHTLDYRISETQKQIKSLKLQLKNLEFNLFTRMREELSLKEVEEISRILNPDMLSFATTSNGDISIDDENAFSAFLSHLSENVKGGVLSLPGASIKLKKLSPVQMQSGENKEQLTAQLSALEHALKEFKQQRDVAANVADKQKEKDTLYNELMSAEAALKRLEQFDTMLQSAEAQTMLKEQLLAERDQVDDYLQDIQKNSGSISDRRSIIKSKQAQINRQSDRLRQVKSERIDHTLDLYSGKVTPYMIEVTIDFDNLSDLVHHFNKDCQELRNFEINVRNTYLHIYNAGITKFDNENDEFSKYQKLISAFHNIDNERDAVERQGRVALTEVAATIKGLREDLDRLRREMNSFNKGISQHRISNLQAFKINVIPRKMLVDSIDTIISTSHQFEQGDTLDLLSQEPYSESAVNEAKDHLIKLASDKAGLTLTDLFDIRFEVVNRAGDTEHFDKIDSAGSNGTRITIKLLCGMLFIRYLLSSQEQNLYRIPIYIDEAADIDPQNQKAIIETALSFGFVPIFASVKPQTSCDYIVPIRSVKDGAQNWVDEKDWIEVEH, encoded by the coding sequence ATGAAAAATTTATACGGACTAAGTAAACTCGCCCTACTCAATACCGCAGGTTACGCAAAGTGTGTGATCCCGCTGGATAAAAGCAGCTCTATTTGCGCGCCCAACAATACGGGTAAAAGCTCAGTAATAAATGCCCTGCAGTTTCCGCTTATTAACGATTTACGCCTAACCGAATGGGATGGCCACGATTTAGACGAAACCCGAAAGTTTTATTTTTCGTCAGATCAATCCTACATTTTGCTTGAAGCAAATTTGCCCCATGGCTCAGTAGTGATTGGTGTAGCGGGTTTGGGGAAAATTGCCGGTTATGCGCATCAATATTTTTGCTACCAAGGCAAGCTTGATTTAGAGCAGTACACCCAAGGTAAAACCATTATTAAATACACTAAGCTGTTCAGCCATTTAAAACAGCTTGGTTACAACCCCATAGAGCTAAAAGCGCAAGAACTAAACGCCCTACTCACCGGCGGCGCAACCCCGTTTGACGACGAGATCAACTTAAAAATGATCCCGCTTAATAACGTTCAAGATTCGACTATTTATAAAGAAATATTTCGCCGTATTCTTAACTTACATAAACTCGGTGCCGCCGATGTAAAACGCTTTATGCTACGTGTATTTGAGCGCCACATGTCTAACTCTAAGGTCGACTTTTATGAAGTGTGGCGTCGCTCGTTCGATAAAGTAAACCGCAGTAAACGTGAATTGCACGCCCTTGAATCGATGCAAGAGCCCATAGCGGCGCTTGAGTCGATGCTAGAGAACCAAACCGTTCTAAAAGGTAAATTAGCGGCTTATGCGCCAAAAATTGACCAAGCACTGATTGATTTTGACAACTACCAAGAGTCGCAACTAGAAGAGCTAGCAATAGCACTTGAAAACATAGAACACGAAAAACACGAGTTTGAACAAAAGCAAAGTTTGTACGTACAACAGTCGCGCGATATAGAGCGCAGGCAAACGCAAATAGAGCAATGGTTTTTAGATTTTAACGCACTTAAAAACGAATTTGAACTGGTTAACAAAGCCACGCTTAAAACGAGCCTTACCCAGTTAAAGCAAGACTACGAGTCGCTTTCACACTCTATTACCAGCGCACAAGGGCAAAGCCTGCATACACTTGACTACCGTATTAGCGAAACCCAAAAACAGATTAAGAGCTTAAAGCTACAACTTAAAAACTTGGAGTTTAATTTATTTACCCGCATGCGCGAAGAGCTGTCGTTAAAAGAAGTGGAAGAAATTTCGCGCATTTTAAACCCCGACATGCTCTCGTTTGCAACCACCAGCAATGGCGACATAAGCATTGATGACGAAAACGCATTTAGTGCGTTTTTATCGCACTTAAGCGAAAACGTAAAAGGCGGCGTGCTTAGCTTACCTGGCGCGAGTATTAAGCTTAAAAAGCTCTCCCCTGTACAAATGCAAAGCGGCGAAAATAAAGAGCAGCTAACCGCTCAATTAAGTGCCCTTGAGCATGCTTTAAAAGAGTTTAAGCAACAGCGCGATGTAGCTGCAAATGTGGCCGATAAGCAAAAAGAAAAAGACACCTTGTACAATGAACTAATGAGCGCAGAGGCCGCCCTTAAACGTTTAGAGCAGTTTGACACTATGCTGCAATCGGCTGAAGCACAAACCATGCTAAAAGAGCAGTTGTTAGCTGAGCGCGATCAGGTTGACGACTACCTACAAGACATTCAAAAAAATAGCGGCTCAATTAGCGACAGACGCTCAATTATTAAATCAAAACAGGCGCAAATTAATCGCCAATCAGATCGTCTGCGCCAAGTGAAAAGCGAACGAATTGATCACACGCTTGATTTATACAGCGGCAAAGTTACCCCTTACATGATAGAGGTAACAATAGACTTTGATAATTTAAGCGACCTAGTGCACCACTTTAATAAAGACTGCCAAGAGCTGCGTAACTTTGAGATAAACGTACGCAATACCTATTTGCATATTTATAATGCCGGTATTACCAAGTTTGATAACGAAAACGATGAGTTTAGTAAGTATCAAAAACTCATTAGTGCGTTTCATAACATTGATAACGAACGCGATGCCGTTGAGCGTCAAGGCCGTGTGGCCCTAACAGAAGTAGCCGCAACCATTAAAGGCCTACGCGAAGATTTAGACCGCCTGCGCCGCGAAATGAACAGCTTTAATAAAGGCATTAGCCAGCATCGTATTTCGAACCTGCAAGCATTTAAAATTAATGTAATACCGCGCAAAATGTTAGTTGATAGTATAGATACTATAATTAGTACCTCGCATCAGTTTGAGCAAGGGGACACGCTGGATTTACTCAGCCAAGAACCGTATAGCGAAAGCGCAGTAAACGAGGCGAAAGATCATTTAATTAAGCTCGCCTCCGACAAAGCTGGCCTTACCCTCACCGATTTATTTGATATTCGTTTTGAAGTAGTCAATCGCGCAGGCGATACCGAACACTTTGACAAAATAGACTCGGCGGGTTCAAACGGTACGCGCATAACTATTAAGTTATTATGTGGTATGTTGTTTATTCGCTATTTGTTAAGCTCACAAGAACAAAATTTATACCGTATACCTATATACATAGATGAAGCCGCCGACATTGATCCGCAAAATCAAAAGGCAATTATTGAAACCGCACTTAGCTTTGGCTTCGTCCCTATATTTGCCTCAGTTAAACCACAAACAAGCTGCGATTATATTGTGCCAATTCGCTCAGTTAAAGACGGTGCACAAAACTGGGTAGACGAAAAAGACTGGATAGAAGTTGAACATTAA
- a CDS encoding condensin complex protein MksE, whose translation MTQINLNELTHLQAINKKLVAGYHICEQDNLMWQELDQNIDAYSALFSALGNELKHDSRGFYYFSSDESTPNMGKISRAIALTIYILIEHYANTGKDPMRALFDEVNDLELMQTLVQINKHLFDQLEIFSGSDLRKDVYLRMVRLGLAREVEAGFMLQAPIHRYIDALMEVNEETYLTEDEE comes from the coding sequence ATGACACAAATAAACTTAAACGAGCTTACCCACTTACAAGCAATTAATAAAAAATTAGTGGCGGGTTATCATATTTGCGAACAAGACAACCTAATGTGGCAAGAGCTGGATCAAAACATAGACGCGTACAGCGCGCTATTTAGCGCCCTAGGTAATGAGCTAAAACACGACAGCCGTGGCTTTTATTACTTTAGCAGCGACGAAAGTACACCCAATATGGGCAAAATATCCCGTGCTATTGCGCTCACTATTTATATTTTAATTGAGCACTACGCCAACACCGGCAAAGACCCAATGCGCGCCTTGTTCGACGAAGTAAACGATTTAGAGTTAATGCAAACCTTAGTGCAAATTAACAAACACTTGTTTGATCAACTAGAGATATTTTCGGGTTCAGATCTGCGCAAAGACGTGTACCTGCGCATGGTACGCTTAGGTTTGGCACGCGAAGTAGAAGCAGGCTTTATGCTACAAGCCCCTATCCATCGCTATATAGATGCCTTAATGGAAGTAAACGAAGAAACCTACCTAACAGAGGACGAGGAATGA
- the nhaD gene encoding sodium:proton antiporter NhaD — MVSSIILTLIAIAFLLIVIEDIIHVNKAKTTLFFGTLCWIISFIFPINGQSPDTIQSLLNHNILEIASLWLFLMAAMTFVAYLNSKGFIENIVNRIMPKRISERKLMFLVGVFAFIFSSISDNVTATLISLAVVLSLKLEAKKLIRYATLIIFAVNSGGVSLITGDVTTLMIFLDGKVTISNLLLLIGPAFVSVMLLAALLSIGLNGQLDFTKTKQKRIEKTDITIAVIFLSTVIATLTLSVLYSVPPLLTFLFGLSMMFLVAQFLMRKKDINKDMIDFIREIEYDTLLFFVGVLLLVGALKEVGMLSHFSDLYTIMAPEYANYLMGILSAGVDNVPLTAALLKADIVMTQQHWLSFTYATGVGGSMLIIGSAAGIIAMSKVKELTFMNYLRLSFYLLICYTVGYTGSYLMAGFV; from the coding sequence ATGGTTTCCTCTATTATCCTGACTTTAATAGCGATTGCATTTTTGCTGATCGTTATTGAGGATATAATCCACGTAAACAAAGCTAAAACGACACTTTTTTTTGGTACGCTCTGCTGGATTATCTCTTTTATCTTCCCTATTAATGGGCAAAGCCCTGATACGATTCAATCACTCCTTAATCATAATATTTTAGAAATTGCCTCCTTATGGTTGTTTTTAATGGCGGCAATGACCTTTGTTGCCTATTTAAACTCAAAAGGGTTTATCGAAAATATTGTTAACCGGATTATGCCAAAACGAATTAGCGAACGTAAGTTAATGTTTTTGGTTGGTGTTTTTGCATTTATATTCTCTTCTATTTCCGATAACGTAACCGCTACGCTTATATCTTTAGCGGTGGTTTTATCATTAAAACTTGAAGCCAAAAAGCTAATTAGATACGCCACGCTGATTATCTTTGCGGTTAACTCCGGTGGTGTGTCGTTAATTACCGGCGATGTAACCACGTTAATGATATTTTTAGATGGCAAAGTAACTATTAGCAATTTGTTATTGTTAATTGGGCCAGCATTTGTAAGTGTGATGCTGTTAGCCGCACTGTTGTCAATTGGCTTAAATGGCCAGCTCGACTTTACTAAAACGAAGCAAAAACGCATTGAAAAAACCGATATTACAATTGCAGTTATCTTCTTATCTACGGTTATTGCTACCTTAACACTGAGTGTTTTATACAGTGTACCGCCATTGCTTACCTTTTTGTTTGGTTTGTCTATGATGTTTTTAGTAGCGCAATTTTTAATGCGCAAAAAAGACATAAACAAAGACATGATAGATTTCATTCGTGAAATAGAATACGACACCTTGTTGTTTTTTGTAGGTGTATTATTACTGGTAGGAGCGCTAAAAGAAGTTGGTATGTTAAGCCACTTTAGCGACCTGTACACAATAATGGCACCTGAATACGCAAACTATTTAATGGGTATATTGTCGGCAGGCGTTGATAACGTACCACTTACAGCCGCGTTATTAAAAGCAGATATAGTAATGACACAACAGCATTGGCTGTCGTTTACTTATGCCACAGGCGTAGGGGGCTCTATGTTAATTATAGGCTCAGCGGCGGGTATTATTGCCATGAGTAAAGTTAAAGAACTGACCTTTATGAACTACTTACGTTTGTCGTTTTATTTATTAATTTGTTACACCGTAGGCTATACCGGCTCATATTTAATGGCTGGTTTTGTTTAA
- the lysC gene encoding lysine-sensitive aspartokinase 3, with protein MTTQSVPHVVLGNKSNYTVAKFGGTSVANFAAMDHSSKIIVADKSVRIVALSASAGVTNHLVELCNSSLSEDERQAHINGVLAIQQAILAELSLDTDLEQGFAQTLAAFEKLASQTLQTKALHDELLSFGERLSTYLFTQVLRSKGLNAIRFDVRQVLKTDSQFGKATPNVAATAQAASALLVPLLDDQVIVTQGFIGSDEHGQTTTLGRGGSDYSAALLAEAIHAKSVHIWTDVVGIFSTDPRLCVKATPIARLSFDEAAEMATFGAKVLHPATILPASRSHINVFVGSSREPERGGTWIEREKSQLPGIRAVTQRKNQILLTLKSPEMLLASGFLARVFTILSEFNISVDLVTTSEISVAITLDNAPNASRPELDQGCLDKLAEFCHVSVENNLTLVALIGSEIQLRQHEMNLMQVLSDFNIRLICHGASKHNLCFLVEQGESDNVVQAIHSRLLESDCAA; from the coding sequence ATGACAACCCAATCAGTGCCACATGTAGTATTAGGCAACAAATCAAATTATACCGTTGCTAAATTTGGCGGCACCAGCGTAGCTAACTTTGCAGCTATGGATCACAGTAGTAAAATAATAGTAGCAGATAAAAGCGTGCGTATTGTTGCACTAAGCGCCAGCGCAGGAGTCACTAATCATTTAGTTGAGCTGTGCAATAGCAGCCTTAGCGAAGATGAGCGCCAAGCGCATATTAACGGTGTGCTAGCGATTCAGCAGGCTATTTTAGCTGAATTGAGTTTAGATACCGATTTAGAGCAGGGCTTTGCCCAGACGTTAGCGGCATTTGAAAAACTAGCCAGCCAAACGTTACAAACAAAAGCGCTACATGACGAGCTATTAAGTTTTGGCGAGCGATTATCAACTTATTTATTTACCCAAGTGCTGCGCTCAAAAGGTTTAAATGCAATACGCTTTGACGTGCGTCAAGTGCTTAAAACCGACAGTCAATTTGGCAAAGCAACCCCTAATGTTGCAGCTACTGCACAAGCGGCAAGCGCATTACTTGTTCCGCTGTTAGACGATCAAGTAATTGTTACACAGGGCTTTATTGGCAGCGACGAACACGGCCAAACGACCACTTTAGGGCGCGGTGGATCAGACTACAGCGCGGCATTACTGGCCGAGGCTATTCATGCTAAAAGTGTACATATTTGGACTGATGTAGTGGGTATTTTTAGTACCGACCCGCGTTTATGTGTAAAAGCCACGCCAATTGCACGCCTCAGCTTTGACGAAGCCGCCGAAATGGCTACCTTTGGTGCAAAAGTATTGCATCCGGCAACTATTTTACCCGCCAGCCGCAGCCATATTAATGTGTTTGTAGGGTCGAGCCGTGAACCTGAGCGTGGTGGTACTTGGATTGAGCGTGAAAAGTCGCAACTGCCAGGAATCCGCGCAGTAACACAACGCAAAAACCAAATATTACTTACTCTTAAAAGCCCAGAAATGCTATTAGCTAGTGGCTTTTTAGCACGAGTGTTTACTATTTTAAGTGAGTTTAATATTTCGGTAGATTTAGTGACCACCTCTGAAATTAGCGTAGCAATAACGCTTGATAACGCGCCTAATGCATCGCGCCCAGAGCTTGATCAGGGGTGTTTAGATAAACTTGCTGAGTTTTGCCATGTATCGGTAGAAAATAACTTAACTTTAGTGGCGCTTATTGGCTCAGAAATACAGTTACGCCAGCATGAAATGAACTTAATGCAGGTATTAAGTGACTTTAATATACGGCTAATTTGCCACGGTGCAAGTAAGCATAACTTGTGCTTTTTGGTCGAGCAAGGCGAATCCGACAACGTAGTGCAAGCTATTCATAGCCGACTATTAGAGAGCGATTGCGCGGCCTAA